The Anolis sagrei isolate rAnoSag1 chromosome 6, rAnoSag1.mat, whole genome shotgun sequence genome includes the window actttgtaattAACTTTGGATACATTTCACTGTTCTGGATGGTAGGAGAAACCAACTTGAATTATTAGGGAGGATGCCCCACCATACAACTTGTAAATCAAAGCCCAAATCTTCTAGAAATGAGGTTTCTCTTGGCATGCAATAGCAGCTAGCGAATCCCCCCACAAATATTACTTTAGAAATGTATGTTCCATACCTTGTTTAGCAATGCTTGTTGTCCTGAGACCACTGGATTGCACTGTATTTGTTCTGTACAGTTTGGTTGTGTTTCGGATACACACTGGTACATTGACACAGCACCAGCATAACATGTCTGAGGTGTTACTATAACTTGCTGAGAGTTTATTCCACAAGTTTGACTTTCAGGGACTTGCTGCCAGCAACTGAGAAAATCCTCTAAGCCAGAAGAATTGGAATACGTTGATCGATCAAAACTTCCTACTGGAAAGTCTATCTGGGTAAAATCCGGAAGCTGTGAAAGCACGCCGGTGGGTGCCTTGTAGGGAATGAACTCTTGCCTACATGCGTAGGTTGCTGTGTTGACTTCAGATTTGTAAGGGAAGTCCTGAGTTATTTCTTGCATGCTGGAAAAGACATATGGCTGTGTCTGTTGCTGTGAAGGATTATGGGGGATGCTGCTGATAGTATTCCAGTTTGTGAACATCCCATTGACCTGCATGTACTTCATTTTCTGACACAGCTGTTGGTGATGCGGATGCTGTTCCACCACAGATGGTTTCTGCTGACGGTCCAGTTGCTGAGGCTCTATCTGCTGCTGCATTAAACAAGGGGAGTTCTGACCTATGGTCTGTGGCTGCTGTTGCTGGCAACCTGAGTACAACAGGTCAGGCTTACTTAAGGACTCCTGAACATAGGTCAAGATTTCATCAGTTATGTCAATGTCTTTAATGTCGTCCACACTTAAGAGTTCATTTTTGAAAAAGTCTTCATCCTGCTGAAAACTTTTTATATCGTCAAAGTCAACACCTAACGTTTTCATGATGTTGTACAGTTCATTATTTTTGTTATCCTGAAAAAGGCCCACACCGTCTTCAGGAAGCATTAAATTATTTTCCTGAGGGCAATCAGTCTGTTCTTGTTTGAGGATGGTGTGATTCCTTATTGGCAAAATATTTTCCTGCCAATCACTGGCCATTACATTGCCCAATTCGTTCCTGGTGTTCAGAAAAATGTTCCTctcaaaggagattttatttgaaGCAGGTGGACAGAGATACACAGTTTCATCCTGCTGCAACATTGCACCCAGAAGTGAGTTGGGATCAACAGAGTCTTTGCGCAGTGCAGCCTTGGAAGCAGCTCCTTTTCCAATGCCACTTTTAACCTTTGCCTGAGAAGAATCCATTAAGCTGAGCTGGGGAAACGTCATTTCATATAACACAGCCTCACCTGTGGCGAACATGAAGGGCAGCTCCATGTTTCGCTTCCGTAAGTGCTCTGCGCCTTCTTCATCTCTGAATTTCAAAATACCAAAAGCAAACagttaactgtgataattgcacTACATAAAaacagtcaggttttatttcacTGCTGTTGTAGACTATGACAAGTACCTGAACAGACCTGACAAGGAATCGAGAGGAAAAATTGTTAGGACTTTCAAGGTAACAGATTTCGTTGTCATGAAGCTATGTTGGAAGGTGGACAATCCTGCAGTGTAACTTCTGAAGCACACATTATTTATAGAATGGAAACATTACTAAAACATCAGAGTGCGGCAATCAGAAATCAAGTCCCTCTTCCACAGACAGACACATGGAACAAGTGAAAAATTATGCAGGACCCATAATCAAGACAAAAAGTCGTGTTCTGGAGGGGATGGAAAAAGGGAAGAGACACAAACTTGCTTAACACATTTTTTGGCTGTATATACTACTTCTCCTCCATTAAAGTACTATAACCATTACAACTATTAATTTGCTGTACCTTTATCATACTAGCTAATATTTACATATATGGAATCTGCAAAACTTGTTTGGTGGCTACTTACGTGAGAGGTCTTTGTGTTGAAATGATGTAATCTGGTCTCCCATTTTTGTAAACCAGGCGTGCATTAGCTTGAACCCAGGCCCAGCGGTTTTCCTTGGTAAGTAGTCTAAAAACAGTCATACCACTCTCTCCAGTCTTTATCACTAGAAAAATTAAATAGAAAGCTATGCTTAATTTTTTGCAGGTAAGTTTGACATTCTAAGATTTAGGTTCATTCTAAgattgacaatttatttatttatttatttactttactttacttgtaaatcaggcgactcagagcggttaacaaccagtatcagcaactggtttatgtgatatatatatatatatatatatatatatatatatacacacacacacacacacacacaaatgcacaaacTAATAAACTAATAAAGCGAATATTATTGTGCCTCCTAAAACTCTAAAAAAGCAAGTCAAACAAATTTCAGAATAACAGATGGAATTAGTTATCATATTAACAgaagcggttaacaaccagtatcagcaacTGGTTtatgtgatacacacacacacacacacacacacacacacaaatgcacaaacTAATAAACCGAATATTATTGTGCCTCCTAAAACTCTAAAAAAGCAAGTCAAACAAATTTCAGAATAACAGATGGAATTAGTTATCATATTAACAGAAGCGTACCATTGCTAAAGCACTGAGATACAATTCCTTGAATCTCACAAAGTCAATAGTTGGTTCTCAAgtagtttgatttttttatttacatttatgtGAATTAGATACTGGCTTTCTCCTAAAGGTTAAACTCAAGTTAATTGCAAGTTTAAAAAACTGATACGGGTGAAAACACAAAACGTTATGatgataaaatataattaaaccagTTACAATATTAGAatacaactgattttttttttaaattaagagcATGCCAATACACAAATATAGCACTCAATGATTTAAAGCTCTTTTCTCAGTGACCAGTC containing:
- the AHR gene encoding aryl hydrocarbon receptor isoform X1, with product MNPNVTYASRKRRKPVQKIVKPSPPEGIKSNPSKRHRDRLNAELDRLACLLPFPQEVIAKLDKLSVLRLSVSYLRAKSFFDVALKSSSSAKSDRNGIQDNSRVTKPKENMHLLEGELLLQALNGFVLVVTSDALIFYVSSTIQDYLGFQQSDIIHQSVFELIHTEDRPEFQRQLHWALNPVQSSDSGQIMPGDNGFSQTTTYYNPEQLPPENSSFMERNFICRLRCLLDNSSGFLAMNFQGRLKFLHGQNKKGKDGTTLSPQLALFAVATPLQPPSILEIRTKNFIFRTKHKLDFTPTGCDAKGRIVLGYTEAELCMRGTGYQFIHAADMLYCAEKHVRMIKTGESGMTVFRLLTKENRWAWVQANARLVYKNGRPDYIISTQRPLTDEEGAEHLRKRNMELPFMFATGEAVLYEMTFPQLSLMDSSQAKVKSGIGKGAASKAALRKDSVDPNSLLGAMLQQDETVYLCPPASNKISFERNIFLNTRNELGNVMASDWQENILPIRNHTILKQEQTDCPQENNLMLPEDGVGLFQDNKNNELYNIMKTLGVDFDDIKSFQQDEDFFKNELLSVDDIKDIDITDEILTYVQESLSKPDLLYSGCQQQQPQTIGQNSPCLMQQQIEPQQLDRQQKPSVVEQHPHHQQLCQKMKYMQVNGMFTNWNTISSIPHNPSQQQTQPYVFSSMQEITQDFPYKSEVNTATYACRQEFIPYKAPTGVLSQLPDFTQIDFPVGSFDRSTYSNSSGLEDFLSCWQQVPESQTCGINSQQVIVTPQTCYAGAVSMYQCVSETQPNCTEQIQCNPVVSGQQALLNKFQNSFNGGNLNDAYPPQLDVVSTQPETHLQSLHHPTESRSFSDLASSGFM
- the AHR gene encoding aryl hydrocarbon receptor isoform X2 codes for the protein MNPNVTYASRKRRKPVQKIVKPSPPEGIKSNPSKRHRDRLNAELDRLACLLPFPQEVIAKLDKLSVLRLSVSYLRAKSFFDVALKSSSSAKSDRNGIQDNSRVTKPKENMHLLEGELLLQALNGFVLVVTSDALIFYVSSTIQDYLGFQQSDIIHQSVFELIHTEDRPEFQRQLHWALNPVQSSDSGQIMPGDNGFSQTTTYYNPEQLPPENSSFMERNFICRLRCLLDNSSGFLAMNFQGRLKFLHGQNKKGKDGTTLSPQLALFAVATPLQPPSILEIRTKNFIFRTKHKLDFTPTGCDAKGRIVLGYTEAELCMRGTGYQFIHAADMLYCAEKHVRMIKTGESGMTVFRLLTKENRWAWVQANARLVYKNGRPDYIISTQRPLTDEEGAEHLRKRNMELPFMFATGEAVLYEMTFPQLSLMDSSQAKVKSGIGKGAASKAALRKDSVDPNSLLGAMLQQDETVYLCPPASNKISFERNIFLNTRNELGNVMASDWQENILPIRNHTILKQEQTDCPQENNLMLPEDGVGLFQDNKNNELYNIMKTLGVDFDDIKSFQQDEDFFKNELLSVDDIKDIDITDEILTYVQESLSKPDLLYSGCQQQQPQTIGQNSPCLMQQQIEPQQLDRQQKPSVVEQHPHHQQLCQKMKYMQVNGMFTNWNTISSIPHNPSQQQTQPYVFSSMQEITQDFPYKSEVNTATYACRQEFIPYKAPTGVLSQLPDFTQIDFPVGSFDRSTYSNSSGLEDFLSCWQQVPESQTCGINSQQVIVTPQTCYAGAVSMYQCVSETQPNCTEQIQCNPVVSGQQALLNKEEDSNKVVEISTDSPGKT